In the genome of Thermus neutrinimicus, one region contains:
- a CDS encoding nucleotide exchange factor GrpE, which yields MEKEREEIPKEQAAQVEQGLQGAGEEALAPERLLAMEEELRALKDRYLRLLADFDNYRKRVEEELRLKEREGVLRAVRALLPVLDDLERALEFAEANPESILKGVKAVREGFFRILAGLGIEEVPGEGEAFDPRYHEAIGLLPGEPGKVARVFQRGFRLGEALVRPARVAVGEEKSPEEEGVE from the coding sequence ATGGAGAAGGAACGCGAGGAAATCCCAAAGGAACAGGCCGCCCAGGTGGAGCAAGGCCTCCAGGGGGCGGGCGAGGAGGCCCTGGCCCCAGAACGCCTGCTGGCCATGGAGGAGGAGCTCCGAGCCCTGAAGGACCGGTACCTGCGCCTCCTCGCCGACTTTGACAACTACCGCAAGCGCGTGGAGGAGGAGCTTAGGCTTAAGGAACGGGAGGGGGTCCTCAGGGCGGTCAGGGCCCTTCTCCCTGTCCTGGACGACCTGGAGCGGGCCTTGGAATTTGCCGAGGCCAACCCGGAGAGCATCCTCAAGGGGGTTAAGGCGGTGCGGGAAGGCTTCTTCCGCATCCTGGCGGGCCTTGGCATCGAGGAGGTGCCCGGGGAGGGGGAGGCCTTTGACCCCCGCTACCATGAGGCCATCGGCCTCCTCCCCGGGGAGCCCGGCAAGGTGGCCCGGGTCTTCCAAAGGGGCTTCCGCCTGGGCGAGGCCTTGGTGCGCCCGGCCCGGGTGGCCGTGGGCGAGGAAAAAAGCCCGGAAGAGGAGGGCGTGGAATAG